The sequence below is a genomic window from Desulfobulbus oligotrophicus.
CGATCGTCCTCGTAGCGGCCAGCCAAAAAAACTGACCGATGCAACGGTCAAAGAAGTTTTGCGGATGACAGTTGAGTGCATTCCTCATGAGGCAACCCATTGGAGTGTTCGCCTTATGGCCAAAGCCGCCAAGGTCACCACGTGGCAGGTGCGACAGATATGGAATGCAGCCGATTTAAAACCGCATCGGCTTAAAAATTTCAAAATCAGCAATGATCCGAATTTTGCTGAGAAAGTAATCGATATTGTTGGCCTGTACATGAATCCACCTGAAAATGCGGCTGTGTTTTCCGTTGATGAGAAAACGCAGATTCAAGCGTTGGATCGTACCCAGCCAATGTTGCCCATGCGGCCCGGCCAGATTGAGCGTCGCACGCATGATTACAAACGAAATGGCACCACCAATTTATACGCTGCCTTCGACATTTTAACCGGACAAGTGCTTGGCCGAACAACCAAAAGGCATCGAGCCAAGGAGTTTCTCGACTTCTTGCGGCAGTTGAATAGGGCCGTTCCAGCCGAGGTTGCCCTCCATGTCATACTGGACAACAGCAGTACCCATAAAACGGCAGATGTGATGCAATGGCTCAAGGCCCACCCTCGGTTTACGTTCCATTTCACACCAACCAGTGCATCATGGCTGAATGCGGTTGAAAGCTGGTTCGGCCAACTGGAGCGCAGAGCCATCCACCGAGGGGTGTTTACAAGTGTCAAAGATCTCAGAGATGAAATCCACCGCTTCATCAAGCAGCACAATAACAGATCGGCCAAGCCATTCACATGGACAAAGACTGCAGCGGTGATACTTGAAAAGGTCTCAAAATTAAAAGACGACACTAACCAAACAGGACACTAGCAGGCTGTTGAAAAACTCATAAACAACGGGACATGTAAAACAATACCGTGTATTATCCAACCAATTGGAATAACTGACAAACAGGTGGAAATATGCGCGGTCCTGACATTCAGCAACAAAAATTGTTCAGCTATCTCTCCCCCGAATCCCGGGTTCCCCAAACGCATCCCCTGCGCCCTATCCGAATCATGGCTGATAAAGCGCTGAAGGAACTCTCTCCCGTGTTTCGGGAACTCTACTCACGAACAGGACGACCATCGATTCCGCCCGAGCAACTGCTTCGCTCCCTGCTGCTGCAAATCCTTTATTCGATCCGGAGCGAGCGGATGTTGGTGGAACAGCTTGATTACAATCTTCTTTTTCGCTGGTTTGTCGGCCTGTCCATGGATGAAGCAATTTGGGATCACTCCGTCTATTCCAAAAACAGGGAGCGCATTCTGCACAGTGATCTTGCGGTGATGTTCTTGCGATCCATCTGTTCCCAAGCCGAGGCAGCCGGACTCTTGTCTGACGACCATTTCACCGTTGACGGCACACTGATCGAAACGTGGGCATCGCTGAAGAGCTTTCGGCCCAAAGATGAGGAGCCTCCGGTCTCTACCGGCGGCAACCGCAATCCGGCAGTGGATTTCCACGGGAAAAAGCGTCGCAATGACACGCACGCATCGGTCACCGATCCAGAATCCCGGCTGTTCAGAAAAGGAAAAGGCAAGGAGGCCAGGCTCTGCTTCATGGGGCATGTGCTGATGGAAAATCGGAACGGTTTGGTCGTCGATACCCGCCTGACCCAGGCAACCGGGACGGCGGAGCGCGAGGCCGCCCTTTCCATGGCTTCGGATATTCCGGGCACACATCGAGTCACCATCGGCGCGGACAAAGGGTATGACTGCAAGGAGTTCGTCGATGACCTGCGCAGCCTGACCGTTACTCCACATGTAGCACAGAAAGTCAAAGGCTCCGCCATCGATGGCCGGACCACCCGTCATGCAGGTTATGCCGTGAGTCGGAAGAAACGCAAACGGGTGGAAGAGATATTTGGCTGGATGAAGACCGTCGCCTGGTTGCGCAAAGCCAGGTACAAGGGTGAGGAAAAGATTGACTGGCTCTTCACGCTCTCAGCGGCAGCCTACAACATGGTCCGAATGCGTAATCTGGGGGTAGTTGCCTCCGGGTAGGAGGGGAAATCCTCATCAGAGCGGCTTGAAGCGCCTCAGAAAACAAAAAATGGCAACACACCATGACGAAAAACGGTCAAGTGCTCACTGTCAAAGAGCTATCGAAGGGCAAACAAACAACTCTTGTCTCATGTTTTCCTGTTTTTCAACAGCCTGCTAGGTAACAGGCGCGCTCGACCTGATGAAGAGAAGCATCCCTGGGATACTGCGGAAGCGACCAAGGCCAATGTATTGCCCAGCCCAATACCAAGGAGACGGCCAGTGCATTGCGAACTGCCGGCAACAGCACGGAAGATGCATATCCAGATGCAGGCGAGCGGACATTACGCCAAATTTTACGCCAATCTTTTGCAACATCCTGAGACTATCAACATTCCTCAAGAATGGGGTTCAGGGGGCCGGAGGTTCAAATCCTCTCGTTCCGACCAAGATGTCCAAGGGTTACGGTCAAACCGTAACCCTTGTTTTATGGCTCATCCTCCTTGGGCACACAGATAACCCGACTCATCCGGAGAGGCTTCAAATGCATCCTGTCATTCCCATCGGTACCATATATTCACCGCACACATCGATTGAAAATATGCCTATCCAGCCGAAGGGTGCAGCAGAGTTTCAAGGGATGGTTGTGGTGGATGAACAGTACATCGATGGACTGCAGGATCTTGCCGGCTTCAGCCATATATACCTCTTGTACAGTTTTCATAAGGCAACTCGAACAGAACTGCTGGTTACCCCATTTCTTGATCAGCAGACAAGAGGTGTTTTTGCCACCCGCTCCCCATTGCGACCCAACCATATCGGACTGTCCATTGTTCAGCTGAAACGTATTGATGGCAACACACTCTATGTACAGGGCATAGACGTGCTTGATGGAACCCCCTTATTGGATATCAAGCCTTATGCTGAAAAATTTGATGCCGTAAAAAATAGCCGCTCCGGATGGATGCAAGCCAGTGAAAAGGAGATTCGAGAAAAACGATCTGACAGCAGATTCAGCTGATGGAAACAGAGCTTGCGACTCTACAAAATGTTCGGAAGAAAAGAGAACAGTCTATCTATTGCATCTGTTCGTACTGGAACAATCACTGCCCCTTACATGTCAAGATTTTCAAAAGCACAAAACAGCAGGGCCTGCCTCTTCAAACCTGAGACCCTGCCGGGTGTTTAAAACATCCTCAAGCATCAATAGATGCATGTCGAACTGTGCAATCCGATACCGGTCAGCAGCTCTTCTCGCCGCAGGTGTAACTATTGAGGTTCAATAAACAATCCATAGACACGGCTGCACGCATTTATTTATCATCTCCCGTGTTCTCTACTCACCGATGATTTTAACCAGGACCCGTTTTCTACGGCGGCCATCAAATTCACCGTAAAAGATCTGCTCCCAGGTGCCGAAATGCAACTTACCGCCGGTAACCGCCACCACCACCTCCCGCCCCATGACCTGCCTTTTGAGGTGAGCATCAGCATTATCTTCATAACTGTTATGACGATACTGGCTCACCGGCTCGTGCGGGGCCAACTTTTCCAGCCAGACCTCATAGTCGTGGTGCAATCCGGATTCATCATCATTAATAAAGACCGAAGCCGTGATATGCATGGCATTGCACAGCAATAACCCCTCCTGAATCCCACTTTCACGAAGGCACTCCTCAACCTGTGGGGTGATGTTGATAAACGCACGTCTTGCAGGGACATCAAACCAGAGTTCTTTGTGATAACTTTTCATAGTTTACCTGATGGAAAAAGAATGCATACCGCACCATTAATCAGCATTATTGGCAGCAATCCGGCGGAAATCCGGTTCAACCACCACAAAGGCATCAAGTATGATCGGATCAAAGTGACTCCCCTTGCCTTCCAGCATGATAGTCAGAGCCTGTTCGTGGTGCATAGAGGTCTTGTAAACACGTCTGGAGATCAATGCATCATAAACGTCTGCCACGGCCATAATCCGACCGGCAAGGGGGATAGCATCCCCGACCAGGCCCCGGGGGTACCCGCTCCCATCATATTTTTCGTGATGAGTGCCGGCAATATCTTTGGCGCAGTTGAGAAAAGATGTCGGTTGCCCGGCCATCTGTTCTAAATTGGCAATGACCTCTTCACCGAACAACGTGTGCTTCTTCATGGCCTCGAACTCTTCGTCGGTCAATTTCCCGGGCTTGAGAAGAATGGAGTCTCGAATGGCCACCTTGCCGATATCATGCAATGGTGCCGATTTCCAGAGCAAGGTGATGTAATCAGTGGTGAGTACATCAAGAAAATGTCCCTGTTCGACCAGGGTTTTGGCCAGCAGCTGAACATAGGCCCGGGTGCGTTGAATGTGGTTGCCTGTCTCCGGATCACGGTACTCTGCCAATTCACCCATGGCCTCAATGATCACATCCTTTAACAGTTCTGCTTCATGGGTTCGTTCTTCCACCAACCGTTCAAGGTTCGTTCGATACGAGTGGAGTTCAAGGTGCGTACGAACTCGTGATTGCAACTCCACCCCTTTGAACGGCTTGGTGACATAATCAACGCCACCGATGTTAAATCCTTTGGCCACGGCCACTGATTCTGTACGGGCAGTAAGAAAAATTATCGGGATAGAGTTGGTCGCAGCGTCTTTTCTGAGCTCCTCAGTCACCTGAAATCCGCTCATTCCCGGCATCATCACATCCATGAGGATAAGTTCCGGCTGTGTGGAGGCAATTCGCTCCAATGCCTGTTCACCGGAGGTCGCATAGGCAAAATCACAGTCAAGTTCATGGAGATGGGTGATGGCAAGCTGTATATTTTCCGGCACATCGTCAACGATGAAGATCAACGGCTTTGCTGATTTCATGACGCATTACGTGGGGCCGGCAAAGCAAGTAAAGTGAGGAGCCGTTCTATGCCTTGAATATTAAGTTCCTGCACATGCAACAGCAACTCCTCTCCCATATCGTTCAAAAAAGGTGGGGATACACTCCTGCCGTGCTGGATCATTGCTGTTGCCAATGCAGTGACATCGGCAAGACGCCCTGAGCACACAGCCTGCCGGTGTTGTTTTTCAAGGGCGTCAGTCCAGACAGAGGCAATCTGTGTCAGTTGCGCCTCGTGACCATGGTCAACGACATCGCCCTGCTCTGCGGCTACGTTCTCATTGGCGGGTGTGGGGTCGATAAAGGACTCAACCATTGTCTTCAGGGTATGCAGATGAAAAGGTTTCTGCAAAAAACCAGCAAACAGGGGCCGGCAGTCAGTTTCTTCGAGTATCTCGCCGGTCATGGCAATCACAGGGATTGATGCAGTCACTGGATTTTGTCGTAATTGTCGGGTTATGTCGCGACCATCCGGTCCTCCGTCTAAATTGAGATCCATGAAAACAAGATCAGGTCGGTTGGTTTGCACACTGCGCAAAGCCTCTTCACCTGTACTTGCGGTGTGAATGCTGTACGGTGCATCGTGAAAAAATTCAACAAACAGGTTCTTTATAATCGCAACATCATCAACAACCAAAATTCGTTTCTTCCCTCTGTGGTACATGTCTTGTCTTTTCTTCTTCTCACTGCCTTCACCTGCCGGCTCAACAGCTGCAACAGGAAGGTGGAGATGAATGGTGAACCGTGCGCCTTGGCGTCCAACACTGTGCAGTTCAAGCCTGCCGCCCATTAAAGATACCAAACGACTGCACAGCGTTAAACCAGGACGAACATCTTTATACTGTCTGCCAACTTCCGCCTCTTCCCGGGCAAACAACGCACATGTCTTCTGCTGGTCAGGTTCCTGGATACCTTCTCCTGTGTCCTGAACAATAAAACAGAGGTCAT
It includes:
- a CDS encoding HD domain-containing phosphohydrolase; this encodes MKSAKPLIFIVDDVPENIQLAITHLHELDCDFAYATSGEQALERIASTQPELILMDVMMPGMSGFQVTEELRKDAATNSIPIIFLTARTESVAVAKGFNIGGVDYVTKPFKGVELQSRVRTHLELHSYRTNLERLVEERTHEAELLKDVIIEAMGELAEYRDPETGNHIQRTRAYVQLLAKTLVEQGHFLDVLTTDYITLLWKSAPLHDIGKVAIRDSILLKPGKLTDEEFEAMKKHTLFGEEVIANLEQMAGQPTSFLNCAKDIAGTHHEKYDGSGYPRGLVGDAIPLAGRIMAVADVYDALISRRVYKTSMHHEQALTIMLEGKGSHFDPIILDAFVVVEPDFRRIAANNAD
- a CDS encoding IS630 family transposase — translated: MARKHEKFTITDEQRQDLEALLRSPKTAQDLASRAKIILLTASGKTAEDLIVELGTTFRTIYRWRKRFKEYGIHGLVDRPRSGQPKKLTDATVKEVLRMTVECIPHEATHWSVRLMAKAAKVTTWQVRQIWNAADLKPHRLKNFKISNDPNFAEKVIDIVGLYMNPPENAAVFSVDEKTQIQALDRTQPMLPMRPGQIERRTHDYKRNGTTNLYAAFDILTGQVLGRTTKRHRAKEFLDFLRQLNRAVPAEVALHVILDNSSTHKTADVMQWLKAHPRFTFHFTPTSASWLNAVESWFGQLERRAIHRGVFTSVKDLRDEIHRFIKQHNNRSAKPFTWTKTAAVILEKVSKLKDDTNQTGH
- a CDS encoding secondary thiamine-phosphate synthase enzyme YjbQ, with amino-acid sequence MKSYHKELWFDVPARRAFINITPQVEECLRESGIQEGLLLCNAMHITASVFINDDESGLHHDYEVWLEKLAPHEPVSQYRHNSYEDNADAHLKRQVMGREVVVAVTGGKLHFGTWEQIFYGEFDGRRRKRVLVKIIGE
- a CDS encoding IS5 family transposase — protein: MRGPDIQQQKLFSYLSPESRVPQTHPLRPIRIMADKALKELSPVFRELYSRTGRPSIPPEQLLRSLLLQILYSIRSERMLVEQLDYNLLFRWFVGLSMDEAIWDHSVYSKNRERILHSDLAVMFLRSICSQAEAAGLLSDDHFTVDGTLIETWASLKSFRPKDEEPPVSTGGNRNPAVDFHGKKRRNDTHASVTDPESRLFRKGKGKEARLCFMGHVLMENRNGLVVDTRLTQATGTAEREAALSMASDIPGTHRVTIGADKGYDCKEFVDDLRSLTVTPHVAQKVKGSAIDGRTTRHAGYAVSRKKRKRVEEIFGWMKTVAWLRKARYKGEEKIDWLFTLSAAAYNMVRMRNLGVVASG
- the tsaA gene encoding tRNA (N6-threonylcarbamoyladenosine(37)-N6)-methyltransferase TrmO, encoding MHPVIPIGTIYSPHTSIENMPIQPKGAAEFQGMVVVDEQYIDGLQDLAGFSHIYLLYSFHKATRTELLVTPFLDQQTRGVFATRSPLRPNHIGLSIVQLKRIDGNTLYVQGIDVLDGTPLLDIKPYAEKFDAVKNSRSGWMQASEKEIREKRSDSRFS